A genomic region of Cannabis sativa cultivar Pink pepper isolate KNU-18-1 chromosome 1, ASM2916894v1, whole genome shotgun sequence contains the following coding sequences:
- the LOC115713915 gene encoding THO complex subunit 1-like, with protein sequence MFVYIFFSRPRWRLGNKELSQLWKWSDQNPNALTDPQRVQTPSIAEYWKPLAEDMDPAAGIEAEYHHKNNRVYCWKGLRFSARQDLEGFSKFTDHGVEGVVPVELLPPDFRSKYQSKPNDRAKRAKKEEAKGSAQQGEENQISTPASENDEGIRGDLEASTTPMDAEPETAGVTDMVSQGGSPMPDEN encoded by the exons atgtttgtttatatattcTTCAGTAGGCCAAGGTGGAGACTTGGAAATAAAGAACTCTCTCAATTGTGGAAATGGTCAGATCAGAATCCG AATGCTTTAACGGATCCTCAACGTGTTCAGACTCCTTCCATAGCAGAATACTGGAAACCATTGGCTGAAGAT ATGGATCCTGCTGCTGGGATAGAAGCTGAGTATCACCATAAAAACAACAGG GTGTATTGCTGGAAAGGTCTACGGTTTTCAGCTAGACAGGACTTGGAGGGATTTTCTAAG TTTACTGACCATGGCGTTGAGGGAGTAGTGCCTGTAGAACTTTTACCACCCGATTTTCGTTCCAAATACCAGTCTAAACCAAATGACAGGGCTAAACGTGCTAAAAAGGAAGAAGCAAAAGGTTCCGCACAGCAAGGGGAAGAAAATCAG ATCTCAACCCCTGCGAGTGAAAATGATGAAGGAATCAGAGGTGATCTCGAGGCCTCTACAACCCCAATGGATGCTGAACCTGAAACCGCTGGTGTGACTGACATGGTGTCCCAAGGTGGCAGTCCAATGCCGGACGAAAACTAG
- the LOC115713914 gene encoding THO complex subunit 1-like, with amino-acid sequence MSQMPHHFLLLRLLERKLIVVMKLNLFTSYLFVLIKKRDGCPPFEKQPIEKKVVQDGAKKRRPRWRLGNKELSQLWKWSDQNPNALTDPQRVQTPSIAEYWKPLAEDMDPAAGIEAEYHHKNNRVYCWKGLRFSARQDLEGFSKVRLLLKIDHRDIIIVRFISHKPEKIK; translated from the exons ATGTCTCAGATGCCTCATCATTTTCTCTTGCTTAGActtttagaaagaaaattgaTTGTTGTTATGAAGCTTAATTTATTTACGAGTTATCTTTTTGTGCTTATTAAGAAGCGTGATGGCTGTCCCCCATTTGAAAAACAACCTATAGAGAAGAAAGTTGTCCAAGATGGAGCTAAGAAACG TAGGCCAAGGTGGAGACTTGGAAATAAAGAACTCTCTCAATTGTGGAAATGGTCAGATCAGAATCCG AATGCTTTAACGGATCCTCAACGTGTTCAGACTCCTTCCATAGCAGAATACTGGAAACCATTGGCTGAAGAT ATGGATCCTGCTGCTGGGATAGAAGCTGAGTATCACCATAAAAACAACAGG GTGTATTGCTGGAAAGGTCTACGGTTTTCAGCTAGACAGGACTTGGAGGGATTTTCTAAGGTaagactacttttaaaaattgatCACAGAGACATCATCATTGTTCGATTCATTTCCCACAAGCCTGAGAAAATCAAATGA
- the LOC115713913 gene encoding uncharacterized protein LOC115713913, whose product MLFADDNYVFCQANNGSASSVMSLLRRFEHASGQQINLGKSSVFFSPNVNGQLRHSICTTLHMPEASENSFYLGLPNIIGRNKNAILGFLKNKVMNRINSWSGKLLSGAGKEILLKTVIQSLPTYAMSVFLIPLGTCNEIEKLMARFWWKTTNSKGNGII is encoded by the coding sequence ATGCTGTTTGCTGATGACAACTATGTTTTTTGCCAAGCTAATAATGGTTCTGCTAGTAGCGTCATGTCTCTCCTTAGACGATTTGAACATGCTTCTGGACAACAGATTAATCTTGGTAAGTCATCAGTTTTTTTCAGCCCAAATGTTAATGGTCAGCTCCGCCACAGTATTTGCACTACTCTTCATATGCCTGAAGCTTCCGAAAACAGCTTTTACTTGGGTCTGCCAAATATTATTGGAAGGAATAAAAATGCTATTCTAGGCTTTCTCAAAAATAAAGTCATGAATAGAATCAATAGCTGGTCTGGCAAGTTACTATCTGGTGCAGGCAAGGAAATTCTCTTGAAGACTGTAATCCAATCTCTTCCCACTTATGCCATGAGTGTTTTTCTTATCCCTCTTGGCACTTGTAATGAGATTGAAAAGCTAATGGCTCGCTTCTGGTGGAAAACTACGAATAGCAAAGGCAATGGAATTATTTAG